A section of the Anticarsia gemmatalis isolate Benzon Research Colony breed Stoneville strain chromosome 28, ilAntGemm2 primary, whole genome shotgun sequence genome encodes:
- the LOC142984849 gene encoding uncharacterized protein LOC142984849 has translation MCLKIIVLLLFVLILDKIVAYDTLQIDSVENTWAKFDKLDAEKNSLSENDKHASLNLTISRLDDLSPAYLNCVQTKENLAEYKVIVSEGNNFILHVDPPKGDPENISGISCFDDSHEINHLEIPVSSSFDFNNPVNVKVTNNMGGVWNCTVFMYRDNRVVLPQEIVDDHKYAVASCYIQVHVRPIDSPQMVLVNNVVLPTSRTSLEERVIDHSAQYRYLHGDRVSVSCVKDKQPCKSIEMRYIFVNSDGIFETEVMKSAHYVSSRSTLVDKYDNCCMICVCVTEGDIFTTQVTFKLENLFEYGINVSANGLAWRHGTLGTEMIKTYKYDYMFNKGENLDINCETDLENGKIKRNCDMCYCDTDGKKQISCLELTNSIQVICKLYQNKLTEEVEINLKPLSEPITEPSDLFLKVPQNNMLLEMYDNITKIIYYEFEEGDSLNITCLNKKAENKIIVIDGKDSEPNVPEFSISLPLNSSNDNRTLVFSLMENSHRGPRKISDKIKLIIRKKRPQITTTNAPTTTTSVEMYDVTATTMTVQVLSTTKQTHTSDSGNSTLPILAVIGCLVCLGLVIAFFVMKKMKQKQQDDAGEATYQNFGVQHNGQPNLRKPRAEEPRYDVAADQRNDNAIYSEPVGIDTYAVPIPKNQRNKPSTEPTYADLEFTNKGPPRNFVNVKTQYATVGELYSQVLPKSARQGDQSAYGNVFPDSQYANSGPTEYVEPAYCVPNKLR, from the exons ATGTGTTTGAAAATTATCGTTCTTTTGCTATTTGTGTTGATTTTGGACAAAATTGTTGCATATG ATACCCTACAAATAGATTCAGTTGAAAATACCTGGGCCAAATTTGATAAATTAGACGCAGAAAAAAATAGCTTGAGTGAAAATG acaaGCACGCATCCCTGAACTTAACAATATCAAGACTAGACGACCTAAGTCCTGCTTATTTGAATTGTGTGCAAACTAAAGAAAATCTTGCCGAATACAAGGTGATTGTATCTgaaggaaataattttatactgcACGTAGACCCCCCAAAAGGTGATCCTGAAAACATTTCCGGCATTTC TTGCTTCGATGATAGTcatgaaataaatcatttagAGATTCCAGTTAGCTCTTCGTTTGATTTTAACAATCCGGtcaat gtaaaaGTAACGAACAACATGGGTGGTGTATGGAACTGTACAGTTTTTATGTACAGAGACAACCGTGTTGTGCTTCCTCAAGAAATAGTTGATGATCACAAGTATGCAGTAGCTTCTTGTTATATACAAGTGCATGTAAGACCCATTG aCTCTCCACAGATGGTACTGGTGAACAACGTGGTACTGCCGACCTCTCGCACGTCCCTTGAAGAGCGAGTCATCGACCACTCTGCCCAGTACCGATATTTACACGGCGACAGGGTATCTGTATCATGTGTCAAGGATAAACAACCTTGTAAATCTATCGAGATGCGATACATCTTCGTGAATTCTGATG GAATATTTGAAACTGAAGTTATGAAATCCGCCCATTATGTTAGTTCGCGTAGTACACTAGTCGATAAATACGACAATTGTTGTATGATTTGTGTATGTGTGACTGAAGGAGACATCTTTACTACTCAAGTTACTTTCAAACTAGAAAACCTTTTCGAGT ATGGTATCAACGTATCGGCAAATGGTCTTGCATGGAGACATGGTACATTAGGCACTGAAATGATAAAGACCTACAAATATGACTATATGTTTAACAAGGGTGAAAATTTGGACATTAATTGCGAAACTGACTTGGAAAAtggaaaaattaaaagaaattgtgACATGTGTTATTGtg ATACAGATGGCAAAAAGCAAATATCATGTTTGGAACTTACCAATTCCATTCAGGTGATATGCAAGCTCTATCAAAACAAGTTAACCGAAGAGGTTGAAATTAACTTAAAACCGTTATCAGAACCAATAACAG aACCTTCTGATTTGTTCTTAAAAGTGCCtcaaaataacatgttattgGAAATGTACGataatataactaaaattatttattatgagtttGAAGAGGGTGATTCGCTCAACATcacatgtttaaataaaaaagcagaaaacaaaattattgttatcgATGGAAAAG acaGTGAACCAAATGTACCAGAATTTTCCATATCTTTACCTTTGAACTCATCGAACGACAATAGGACTTTGGTATTCAGTTTAATGGAAAACTCACATAGGGGACCGAGAAAAATTtctgacaaaataaaattaattattcgtaAAAAACGACCACAAATTACGACTACTAACGCTCCCACTACAACTACTAGTGTTGAAATGTATGATG tTACAGCCACAACGATGACTGTGCAAGTTTTAAGCACCACGAAACAAACACATACTTCAG ATTCAGGTAACAGTACGTTGCCAATATTGGCCGTGATTGGCTGCCTCGTGTGTCTCGGACTGGTGATAGCTTTCTTTGTTATGAAGAAAATGAAACAGAAGCAACAG GATGATGCCGGGGAGGCAACATACCAGAATTTCGGTGTACAGCATAACGGACAACCAAACCTTCGAAAACCAAGGGCTGAGGAACCGAGATACGACGTTGCAGCCGACCAAAGGAACGACAACGCCATATACTCTGAACCAGTTGGCATAGACACTTACGCGGTGCCAATACCCAAGAACCAAAGGAACAAACCCAGTACTGAACCTACGTATGCTGATTTAGAATTCACTAATAAAGGTCCCCCTAGAAATTTCGTTAATGTAAAAACCCAGTACGCGACGGTTGGAGAGTTGTACTCTCAGGTTCTGCCGAAGTCAGCGAGACAAGGTGACCAGAGCGCTTACGGCAATGTGTTTCCTGACTCACAGTATGCTAACAGCGGCCCTACTGAATATGTTGAGCCTGCTTACTGCGTCCCAAATAAATTGCgataa
- the LOC142984850 gene encoding fatty acyl-CoA reductase wat-like isoform X1, producing the protein MPWRCTRTTWNKELEPAQEMELKILALQKPMNEIIERGDSSVQQFYRDATVFLTGGSGFIGKQLIEKLFRSCAIKKLYMLLRPSRGKTIQERLTSILKDPVYDQLRSKQPGFADKIFVMEGDVAELKLGLSEENWTTLTEEVDIIFHVAATVRFNEPLKMATLINLRGTREAVALGKECKHLKCFNHTSTAFAHATESRIENDVEEKFYPSPVPPEALISMVETVDEDKLNALTPNLIADWPNTYTFTKALAEELIRRAAGDMPVCIVKPPVVTSAYIEPAPGWIDMKTCFSSILGALLGAGLGLFHVLLSKQDNPISFAPVDYVNNAIIAASWDAAERRKMGDPEIPIYTVSSSRCGTNWKFLGDTLRTDELLKLVSPKAMWYTSLIECSNDYVYWVLTWLFHYIPGYAIDAIIDVLGVRPKGLPKLVKIYSKAYSISQVYRYFSFNYWIFKDDNLRSMIQRMSPADKVIYNCDVTNIDYTDLIKTWCVGLRRFIIKDNLVGSAASYNRQKYLLKYANYTALALYFYLIYYVLATILSLFVTIVGYFI; encoded by the exons AGTTGGAACCAGCTCAAGAAATGGAGCTGAAGATCCTGGCTCTTCAGAAACCAATGAACGAGATAATAGAGCGCGGAGACTCCAGCGTGCAGCAGTTCTACCGCGACGCCACCGTGTTCCTCACCGGCGGCTCCGGCTTCATCGGGAAACAACTCATTGAGAAACTATTCAG ATCATGTGCAATCAAGAAACTTTACATGCTTTTACGTCCAAGCAGAGGCAAAACCATTCAGGAGAGACTTACATCAATATTAAAAGACCCT GTGTATGACCAACTACGTAGCAAGCAACCAGGGTTTGCGgacaaaatatttgtgatgGAAGGAGATGTGGCGGAGCTCAAACTTGGATTGAGTGAAGAAAACTGGACCACGCTTACCGAAGAG gTTGATATAATTTTCCACGTGGCAGCTACAGTGAGGTTCAATGAACCTTTGAAAATGGCCACCCTCATCAACCTCAGAGGCACGAGGGAGGCGGTCGCGCTTGGCAAGGAGTGCAAGCACTTAAA GTGTTTCAACCACACATCTACGGCATTTGCGCACGCCACAGAAAGTCGGATAGAAAATGATGTGGAGGAGAAATTCTACCCCTCTCCTGTTCCTCCCGAAGCCCTCATTTCCATGGTAGAGACGGTTGATGAAGATAAACTCAATGCTTTGACCCCTAA tttgATAGCAGACTGGCCCAATACttatacatttacaaaagcATTAGCTGAGGAATTAATCAGACGTGCGGCTGGAGACATGCCTGTATGCATCGTGAAGCCTCCAGTAG TGACAAGTGCGTACATCGAGCCTGCACCTGGATGGATAGACATGAAGACTTGCTTCTCTTCAATTTTAGGG gctCTTCTGGGTGCTGGCCTCGGTTTATTTCATGTGCTATTGAGCAAGCAGGACAACCCGATCTCTTTCGCGCCAGTGGATTACGTCAACAATGCGATTATTGCTGCCAGTTGGGATGCAGCCGAGAGGAGGAAGATGGGAGATCCAGAAATACCTATATACACTGTCAGTAGCAGTCGCTGTGGAACTAATTGga aattcCTTGGAGACACTCTTCGTACAGACGAACTATTGAAACTAGTATCACCTAAAGCTATGTGGTACACCTCTCTTATTGAATGCAGCAACGACTATGTGTACTGGGTACTGACATGGCTGTTTCATTACATACCTGGGTATGCCATCGATGCTATAATCGATGTTCTTGGAGTACGACCTAAAGGGCTACctaa ACTAGTGAAGATCTACTCCAAGGCGTATTCCATCAGTCAAGTTTACCGATATTTCTCCTTCAACTACTGGATTTTCAAAGATGACAACCTGAGGAGTATGATCCAGCGAATGTCACCAGCTGATAAAGTGATATacaactgtgacgtcactaataTTGACTATACAGACCTTATCAAGACCTGGTGCGTCGGGTTACGAAG ATTTATAATCAAGGATAACCTTGTGGGCAGCGCAGCGTCTTACAATAGGcagaaatatttacttaaatacgCAAATTATACAGCGTTAGCGCTGTATTTCTACCTTATATACTATGTTTTAGCAACAATATTGAGTTTATTCGTAACCATTGtagggtattttatttaa
- the LOC142984850 gene encoding fatty acyl-CoA reductase wat-like isoform X2, with product MELEPAQEMELKILALQKPMNEIIERGDSSVQQFYRDATVFLTGGSGFIGKQLIEKLFRSCAIKKLYMLLRPSRGKTIQERLTSILKDPVYDQLRSKQPGFADKIFVMEGDVAELKLGLSEENWTTLTEEVDIIFHVAATVRFNEPLKMATLINLRGTREAVALGKECKHLKCFNHTSTAFAHATESRIENDVEEKFYPSPVPPEALISMVETVDEDKLNALTPNLIADWPNTYTFTKALAEELIRRAAGDMPVCIVKPPVVTSAYIEPAPGWIDMKTCFSSILGALLGAGLGLFHVLLSKQDNPISFAPVDYVNNAIIAASWDAAERRKMGDPEIPIYTVSSSRCGTNWKFLGDTLRTDELLKLVSPKAMWYTSLIECSNDYVYWVLTWLFHYIPGYAIDAIIDVLGVRPKGLPKLVKIYSKAYSISQVYRYFSFNYWIFKDDNLRSMIQRMSPADKVIYNCDVTNIDYTDLIKTWCVGLRRFIIKDNLVGSAASYNRQKYLLKYANYTALALYFYLIYYVLATILSLFVTIVGYFI from the exons atgg AGTTGGAACCAGCTCAAGAAATGGAGCTGAAGATCCTGGCTCTTCAGAAACCAATGAACGAGATAATAGAGCGCGGAGACTCCAGCGTGCAGCAGTTCTACCGCGACGCCACCGTGTTCCTCACCGGCGGCTCCGGCTTCATCGGGAAACAACTCATTGAGAAACTATTCAG ATCATGTGCAATCAAGAAACTTTACATGCTTTTACGTCCAAGCAGAGGCAAAACCATTCAGGAGAGACTTACATCAATATTAAAAGACCCT GTGTATGACCAACTACGTAGCAAGCAACCAGGGTTTGCGgacaaaatatttgtgatgGAAGGAGATGTGGCGGAGCTCAAACTTGGATTGAGTGAAGAAAACTGGACCACGCTTACCGAAGAG gTTGATATAATTTTCCACGTGGCAGCTACAGTGAGGTTCAATGAACCTTTGAAAATGGCCACCCTCATCAACCTCAGAGGCACGAGGGAGGCGGTCGCGCTTGGCAAGGAGTGCAAGCACTTAAA GTGTTTCAACCACACATCTACGGCATTTGCGCACGCCACAGAAAGTCGGATAGAAAATGATGTGGAGGAGAAATTCTACCCCTCTCCTGTTCCTCCCGAAGCCCTCATTTCCATGGTAGAGACGGTTGATGAAGATAAACTCAATGCTTTGACCCCTAA tttgATAGCAGACTGGCCCAATACttatacatttacaaaagcATTAGCTGAGGAATTAATCAGACGTGCGGCTGGAGACATGCCTGTATGCATCGTGAAGCCTCCAGTAG TGACAAGTGCGTACATCGAGCCTGCACCTGGATGGATAGACATGAAGACTTGCTTCTCTTCAATTTTAGGG gctCTTCTGGGTGCTGGCCTCGGTTTATTTCATGTGCTATTGAGCAAGCAGGACAACCCGATCTCTTTCGCGCCAGTGGATTACGTCAACAATGCGATTATTGCTGCCAGTTGGGATGCAGCCGAGAGGAGGAAGATGGGAGATCCAGAAATACCTATATACACTGTCAGTAGCAGTCGCTGTGGAACTAATTGga aattcCTTGGAGACACTCTTCGTACAGACGAACTATTGAAACTAGTATCACCTAAAGCTATGTGGTACACCTCTCTTATTGAATGCAGCAACGACTATGTGTACTGGGTACTGACATGGCTGTTTCATTACATACCTGGGTATGCCATCGATGCTATAATCGATGTTCTTGGAGTACGACCTAAAGGGCTACctaa ACTAGTGAAGATCTACTCCAAGGCGTATTCCATCAGTCAAGTTTACCGATATTTCTCCTTCAACTACTGGATTTTCAAAGATGACAACCTGAGGAGTATGATCCAGCGAATGTCACCAGCTGATAAAGTGATATacaactgtgacgtcactaataTTGACTATACAGACCTTATCAAGACCTGGTGCGTCGGGTTACGAAG ATTTATAATCAAGGATAACCTTGTGGGCAGCGCAGCGTCTTACAATAGGcagaaatatttacttaaatacgCAAATTATACAGCGTTAGCGCTGTATTTCTACCTTATATACTATGTTTTAGCAACAATATTGAGTTTATTCGTAACCATTGtagggtattttatttaa